The Nocardioides panzhihuensis genome has a segment encoding these proteins:
- the rpmF gene encoding 50S ribosomal protein L32 — MAVPKRKMSRSNTRHRRSSWKATAVALVPVTVDGQTHQVPRRLVRAVERGYVDPAKVR, encoded by the coding sequence ATGGCCGTACCCAAGCGCAAGATGTCGCGCAGCAACACCCGCCACCGCCGCTCGAGCTGGAAGGCCACTGCGGTCGCGCTCGTGCCGGTCACCGTCGATGGCCAGACCCACCAGGTGCCTCGACGCCTGGTCCGCGCGGTCGAGCGCGGCTACGTCGACCCCGCCAAGGTCCGCTGA
- a CDS encoding ABC transporter ATP-binding protein/permease, with the protein MMVDKLLLRTALRHPGPATATVGLQVLVTMTYLPQAYALAQGLFAVVERDDDRALTAALWIAVIVAARWLLSWIQALVAGRLGADVRLSVRDEALRGVLVPEALHDPGRRDGGLRTALVDGVDGADAYVTRYLPALAQAFVLIPLVTVLLVLVHPLSGLAAGLAALGALTAPLLWKRLMRRRSDDHWDTYEALGSDLLEALRGMATLRLLGQVGRTRERMAERSRALHRATVRVMRTSLLDTALIDLAVQGGTVAAAGLALVASVGRTGVPPAELYLALMLVSEVFRPIRDLSAAWHAGYLGTSAVPALRRLGVGAQHATSTSGPAETDRAGSPSAALVLDDVSFSYPEGPAILDGVRVSFAPGAVTAVVGPSGAGKTTLLDLVLTHLSPTGGRVLLDDRPVRTSDVAVVSQRPVLFEGTVRENLLVARAHASEADLWQACAAAGIEQEVRSLPAGLDTPVASAGASLSGGQRQRIALARAVLSERPVLLADEPTSALDPASARTVTATLARLAADRIVVVVAHREESLDGVERVLELTDGRLTPLLLERSHP; encoded by the coding sequence ATGATGGTCGACAAGCTGCTCCTGCGCACCGCGCTGCGACATCCCGGCCCCGCCACGGCCACCGTCGGACTGCAGGTCCTCGTGACCATGACCTACCTTCCGCAGGCCTACGCCCTCGCCCAGGGCCTCTTCGCGGTGGTCGAGCGCGACGACGACCGGGCACTGACGGCCGCGCTGTGGATCGCCGTGATCGTCGCAGCGCGCTGGCTCCTGTCCTGGATCCAGGCCCTGGTCGCGGGGCGGCTCGGCGCGGACGTACGCCTCTCGGTGCGGGACGAGGCGCTGCGAGGCGTCCTGGTTCCGGAGGCTCTGCACGACCCGGGGCGGCGAGACGGCGGTCTCCGCACGGCGCTCGTCGACGGGGTCGACGGGGCCGACGCGTACGTGACCCGCTATCTGCCGGCGCTCGCTCAGGCGTTCGTGCTGATCCCGCTGGTGACGGTCCTGCTGGTTCTCGTCCATCCGCTCTCCGGTCTCGCTGCCGGTCTGGCGGCGCTCGGCGCGCTGACGGCGCCGCTGCTGTGGAAGCGGCTCATGCGCCGACGCTCGGACGACCACTGGGACACCTATGAGGCTCTCGGCTCCGACCTGCTCGAGGCCCTGCGCGGGATGGCGACGCTGCGCCTGCTCGGCCAGGTGGGCCGGACCCGGGAGCGGATGGCTGAGCGCAGCAGGGCGCTGCACCGCGCGACGGTTCGGGTGATGCGTACCTCGCTGCTCGACACCGCGCTCATCGACCTCGCCGTCCAAGGCGGCACGGTCGCCGCTGCCGGGCTCGCGCTGGTCGCAAGCGTGGGTCGGACCGGGGTGCCGCCGGCCGAGCTCTATCTGGCGCTCATGCTGGTGAGCGAGGTCTTCCGGCCCATCCGGGATCTCTCCGCCGCCTGGCACGCGGGCTACCTCGGGACCTCTGCGGTGCCGGCGCTCCGCAGGCTCGGTGTCGGCGCGCAGCACGCCACCTCGACGAGCGGCCCCGCAGAGACGGACCGGGCCGGGTCGCCCTCGGCCGCGCTCGTCCTCGACGACGTCTCGTTCTCCTATCCCGAGGGTCCGGCGATCCTCGACGGCGTCCGAGTGAGCTTCGCGCCCGGTGCCGTCACCGCCGTCGTCGGACCGAGCGGCGCCGGGAAGACGACTCTCCTCGACCTGGTCCTCACCCACCTCTCCCCCACCGGCGGCCGGGTCCTTCTCGACGACCGTCCGGTGCGTACGTCCGACGTGGCCGTGGTCTCGCAGCGCCCCGTGCTCTTCGAGGGAACGGTGCGCGAGAACCTCCTGGTCGCCCGCGCGCACGCGAGCGAGGCCGACCTGTGGCAGGCGTGCGCAGCGGCCGGAATCGAGCAGGAGGTACGCAGCCTCCCCGCCGGTCTCGACACCCCGGTCGCCAGCGCCGGGGCCAGCCTCTCCGGCGGTCAGCGGCAGCGGATCGCCCTGGCCCGGGCGGTCCTCTCGGAGCGGCCGGTGCTGCTCGCCGACGAGCCGACCAGCGCCCTCGACCCGGCCTCGGCACGCACCGTCACCGCCACGCTCGCCCGGCTCGCCGCCGACCGCATCGTCGTCGTCGTCGCGCACCGCGAGGAGTCGCTGGACGGGGTGGAGCGTGTCCTCGAGCTCACCGACGGCCGGCTGACCCCGCTCCTTCTGGAAAGGAGCCACCCATGA
- a CDS encoding YcaO-like family protein: MTETPTAMPPLDVERLVDRETGLIRRVREVLRPERAPLRYTSLTAEVSDARWLGDWPADRVSLGTTFGDVPGARIAAIAEGVERYCGNFIPERLDPADYRVGTAAELRDQGLRVVDLDDLPRWSSAQLARPDFPYRALDDQVPSLWSRCQEQSPEGEAASATEVWMPHALIGLNWRQRRFTHLDRVFHLNYAGIATGQGAADAHDRGLLEVVERDALEVWWHHGGPAQGIDTGSVPGLSADLEGAPLDVHVVRMPTELAPAMAALVRDRETGVYAAGFSASTDPVRAVRKAVLEAVHTWIYTLGCRDADGWVFQAVRAGLMAPGLYLDHREDRRYLDSAGPDFARVRDLGAHVQVWLDPRVHPLADRFTAPALGSVSIAEVPATDVAEVRRRLHEGGHRIITRDLTTRDVAQTSLRVVRTFVTGLVPNAPAAFRYLGLPRFAEAARHRGWDPIDPDEPLALCPPPHM, translated from the coding sequence ATGACCGAGACGCCCACAGCCATGCCACCCCTGGACGTCGAGCGTCTGGTGGACAGGGAGACCGGACTGATCCGGCGGGTGCGCGAGGTGCTGCGCCCCGAACGGGCGCCGCTGCGCTACACCTCGCTGACCGCCGAGGTCTCCGACGCCCGCTGGCTCGGTGACTGGCCGGCCGACCGGGTCTCGCTCGGCACCACCTTCGGCGACGTCCCGGGCGCCCGGATCGCCGCGATCGCGGAGGGCGTGGAGCGCTACTGCGGCAACTTCATCCCCGAGCGGCTCGATCCCGCCGACTACCGGGTCGGGACGGCGGCCGAGCTGCGGGACCAAGGGCTACGGGTCGTCGACCTCGACGACCTTCCCCGCTGGAGCTCGGCGCAGCTGGCCCGGCCCGACTTCCCCTATCGCGCGCTCGACGACCAGGTTCCGTCGCTGTGGAGCCGCTGCCAGGAGCAGTCGCCCGAAGGTGAAGCCGCTTCGGCGACCGAGGTCTGGATGCCGCACGCCCTCATCGGTCTCAACTGGCGCCAGCGACGGTTCACTCACCTGGACCGCGTCTTCCACCTCAACTACGCCGGCATCGCCACCGGTCAAGGCGCCGCCGACGCCCACGACCGGGGTCTTCTCGAGGTCGTCGAGCGCGACGCCCTCGAGGTGTGGTGGCACCACGGCGGACCGGCCCAGGGGATCGACACCGGCTCGGTCCCCGGCCTGAGCGCCGACCTCGAGGGAGCGCCGCTCGACGTGCACGTCGTCCGGATGCCCACGGAGCTCGCCCCGGCGATGGCCGCCCTCGTCCGCGACCGGGAGACCGGCGTCTACGCCGCGGGCTTCTCGGCCTCCACCGACCCGGTCCGGGCCGTTCGCAAGGCGGTGCTCGAGGCGGTCCACACCTGGATCTACACGCTCGGCTGCCGCGACGCCGACGGCTGGGTCTTCCAGGCCGTACGCGCCGGGCTGATGGCTCCCGGCCTCTACCTCGACCACCGCGAGGACCGCCGCTACCTCGACTCCGCGGGGCCGGACTTCGCCCGGGTCCGCGATCTCGGTGCCCATGTCCAGGTCTGGCTCGATCCCCGGGTGCATCCGCTCGCCGACCGGTTCACCGCGCCGGCCCTGGGCAGCGTCTCGATCGCCGAGGTCCCGGCCACCGACGTCGCCGAGGTGCGCCGCCGTCTGCACGAGGGCGGCCACCGGATCATCACCCGCGACCTCACGACGCGAGACGTGGCACAGACATCGCTGCGAGTCGTACGCACCTTCGTCACCGGCCTGGTGCCGAACGCCCCGGCCGCGTTCCGCTATCTCGGGCTGCCGCGTTTCGCTGAGGCCGCGCGCCACCGCGGCTGGGACCCGATCGACCCCGACGAGCCGTTGGCCCTGTGCCCGCCGCCCCACATGTGA
- a CDS encoding type B 50S ribosomal protein L31 — translation MKQGIHPVSGPVVFRDRSADRLFLMQSTIRERLANDHEQVTWENGETYPVVDVDVSSASHPFWTGRGRVVDTEGRVERFKRRYGRGR, via the coding sequence ATGAAGCAAGGCATCCACCCCGTCTCCGGGCCGGTCGTCTTCCGCGACCGCTCGGCGGACAGGCTCTTCCTGATGCAGTCCACGATCCGCGAGCGTCTCGCCAACGACCACGAGCAGGTGACCTGGGAGAACGGCGAGACCTACCCGGTCGTCGACGTTGACGTCTCCAGTGCCAGCCACCCGTTCTGGACCGGGCGTGGCCGCGTGGTCGACACCGAGGGCCGGGTCGAGCGGTTCAAGCGGCGCTACGGGCGCGGCCGATGA
- a CDS encoding GTP-binding protein, with amino-acid sequence MTAPRPRSRRKLPSPKVPVILVSGVEEAAMLSATVSLQFGLPDTVMVRHVIDPSRQLLTRIVSDIGGVVEHEEINLAHACVACAIREDIVPTLERLAVQGRWASIVACLPVAAEAIQVCRVLSWAPRMAPHISIAAVVAALEGSTVAEDLLGPDLLDERGLATSEDDRRGVAEVASAIVEYADVVCITETPEPEEHSLVATLAQPRTPVVTDPSLLDAAGLVAGVHRHHAVEAWVAEVRRNPLPPLPEGGAWRLDLRSERPIHPVRFQEELEILGGGPRRSRGCFWVPTRPDDICVWDGAGGQASVGSTQKWGRTERLTRIVVVGIDDEADQIPLAFERALLTDQEIAQRGQLWEESWDGLEDWLGPIGRAA; translated from the coding sequence ATGACTGCGCCCCGACCACGGTCGCGGCGCAAGCTCCCGAGTCCGAAGGTGCCGGTCATCCTGGTCAGCGGGGTGGAGGAGGCCGCGATGCTCTCCGCGACCGTCTCGCTCCAGTTCGGCCTGCCCGACACGGTCATGGTCCGCCACGTCATCGACCCGAGCCGCCAGCTGCTGACCCGCATCGTCAGCGACATCGGCGGCGTGGTCGAGCACGAGGAGATCAATCTCGCCCACGCCTGCGTCGCCTGCGCGATCCGCGAGGACATCGTCCCCACCCTCGAGCGCCTCGCCGTGCAGGGTCGCTGGGCCAGCATCGTGGCCTGCCTGCCGGTCGCCGCGGAGGCGATCCAGGTCTGCCGGGTGCTCTCCTGGGCGCCGCGCATGGCTCCGCACATCTCCATCGCCGCGGTCGTCGCCGCCCTCGAGGGCAGCACCGTCGCCGAGGATCTGCTCGGACCCGACCTGCTCGACGAGCGCGGCCTGGCCACCTCCGAGGACGACCGTCGTGGCGTCGCCGAGGTCGCCAGCGCGATCGTGGAGTACGCCGACGTCGTCTGCATCACCGAGACCCCCGAGCCCGAGGAGCACTCGCTGGTGGCCACGCTGGCCCAGCCGCGTACGCCGGTGGTGACCGACCCCTCGCTCCTGGATGCCGCCGGCCTGGTCGCGGGCGTGCACCGCCACCACGCGGTGGAGGCCTGGGTCGCAGAGGTGCGCCGCAACCCGCTGCCCCCGCTGCCCGAGGGCGGTGCCTGGCGGCTCGACCTGCGCTCCGAGCGCCCGATCCACCCCGTCCGGTTCCAGGAGGAGCTGGAGATCCTCGGCGGTGGCCCGCGTCGCTCGCGCGGCTGCTTCTGGGTCCCGACCCGTCCCGACGACATCTGCGTCTGGGACGGCGCCGGTGGCCAGGCGAGCGTGGGGTCGACCCAGAAGTGGGGGCGCACCGAGCGGCTCACCCGCATCGTCGTGGTCGGCATCGACGACGAGGCCGACCAGATCCCGCTCGCCTTCGAGCGCGCGCTTCTCACCGACCAGGAGATAGCCCAGCGCGGCCAGCTCTGGGAGGAGTCCTGGGACGGGCTCGAGGACTGGCTCGGCCCCATCGGCCGAGCCGCCTGA
- a CDS encoding HU family DNA-binding protein yields the protein MNRTDLVSEIAKQAEITQTQASAALGAALEAISAAVADGDKVTLPGFGTFESRERSARTGRNPQTGKTIDIPASRGPAFKPGSAFKERVNKG from the coding sequence ATGAACCGCACCGACCTGGTGAGCGAAATCGCCAAGCAGGCCGAGATCACTCAGACGCAGGCCTCGGCCGCCCTGGGTGCCGCCCTCGAGGCGATCAGCGCGGCCGTCGCTGACGGCGACAAGGTCACGCTGCCCGGTTTCGGTACGTTCGAGTCGCGCGAGCGCTCGGCTCGCACCGGCCGCAACCCGCAGACCGGCAAGACGATCGACATCCCGGCTTCGCGTGGCCCGGCGTTCAAGCCCGGCTCCGCTTTCAAGGAGCGGGTCAACAAGGGCTGA
- a CDS encoding ABC transporter ATP-binding protein, translating into MTATAAPRRPLTALFGHLGGERRAIAATIVLVVVSQVCLGAISVLLAAAVGRAVVLGEAPPGWFWVLLAGLVAHRALLTWGEMDASHALAFRVLARLRMALFDRYAVALPTKRRENVGRAASTAMADTERLEFFYAHTVAQLVAAAVNALLGLVLLTFVEPALALVTLVALTLVLSTVPLGRHRLETLGQEVVEATGALSDRVVDVLGGLREVLGYGLHEPVRRQIRETGADAARSAARLETTQRVLAGAREAAVTLAGVGVLVSVLARDVAAEHVAALVVLALATVAPVADAAATCARLPALRASAARVGDELARPAVLTRETPPAALPDGPLGLVMSDVGFGYGQRRVLDGFDLIIAPGEHVGLRGPSGAGKSTVVALASRLWDPDTGTIDLTGPETAPVAISAVEDAVLRAALTTVEQDGALFSGTVREAIAGPTTTDAEIASLLDRLGLADAVAPESHVGEGGLRLSGGQRARLRLARAVLHRPRILILDEPTADLDEDSARRVTDLLDTIPATMLVVSHRPQTLAGMDRVVDMGGRDRAAGSPGKPSEPPQSPQPRGTRGA; encoded by the coding sequence ATGACCGCGACCGCCGCTCCCAGGCGGCCTCTCACCGCCCTGTTCGGTCATCTGGGCGGCGAGCGCCGCGCGATCGCGGCCACGATCGTGCTCGTGGTCGTCAGCCAGGTGTGCCTGGGGGCGATCTCGGTGCTGCTCGCCGCCGCCGTCGGTCGCGCCGTCGTGCTCGGCGAGGCGCCGCCGGGATGGTTCTGGGTCCTGCTGGCCGGCCTCGTCGCTCACCGGGCGCTGTTGACCTGGGGCGAGATGGACGCCTCTCACGCGCTCGCGTTCCGGGTGCTGGCCAGGCTCCGGATGGCGCTCTTCGACCGTTATGCGGTTGCGCTGCCGACCAAGCGTCGCGAGAACGTCGGCCGGGCCGCCTCGACCGCGATGGCCGACACCGAGCGCCTGGAGTTCTTCTACGCCCACACCGTCGCTCAGCTCGTCGCCGCGGCGGTCAACGCGCTGCTCGGCCTCGTCCTGCTCACGTTCGTGGAGCCCGCGCTCGCGCTGGTCACCCTCGTGGCGCTCACGCTCGTGCTCTCCACGGTTCCGCTGGGCCGACACCGTCTGGAGACTCTCGGGCAGGAGGTCGTCGAGGCGACCGGTGCGCTCTCCGACCGGGTCGTCGACGTGCTCGGCGGCCTCCGCGAGGTGCTGGGCTACGGCCTCCACGAGCCGGTCCGCCGTCAGATCCGGGAGACCGGCGCCGACGCGGCACGGTCGGCGGCCCGGCTCGAGACCACCCAGCGCGTGCTCGCCGGAGCACGCGAGGCGGCGGTGACCCTCGCCGGGGTGGGCGTGCTGGTCAGCGTCCTCGCCCGTGACGTCGCCGCCGAGCACGTCGCCGCCCTGGTCGTCCTCGCGCTCGCGACCGTCGCACCGGTCGCCGACGCGGCCGCCACCTGCGCCCGGCTGCCTGCCCTGCGTGCCTCGGCTGCCCGGGTCGGCGACGAGCTCGCCCGTCCTGCCGTGCTCACCCGCGAGACCCCACCGGCCGCACTGCCCGACGGGCCGCTCGGGCTCGTCATGAGCGATGTGGGCTTCGGGTACGGCCAGCGCCGTGTGCTCGACGGTTTCGACCTCATCATCGCGCCCGGAGAGCACGTCGGCCTCCGCGGACCGTCGGGAGCGGGCAAGTCCACCGTCGTAGCGCTCGCCAGCCGGCTCTGGGACCCCGACACCGGAACCATCGACCTCACCGGCCCGGAGACCGCCCCTGTCGCGATCTCGGCGGTCGAGGACGCCGTGCTCCGGGCTGCGCTGACCACCGTCGAGCAGGACGGCGCGCTCTTCTCCGGCACCGTACGCGAGGCGATCGCCGGCCCCACGACGACCGACGCCGAGATCGCGAGCCTCCTTGACCGGCTCGGCCTCGCGGACGCGGTCGCGCCGGAGAGCCACGTCGGCGAGGGCGGTCTCCGGCTCAGCGGTGGACAGCGTGCGCGGCTACGGCTGGCGCGCGCCGTCCTGCATCGCCCACGGATCCTGATCCTCGACGAGCCGACCGCCGACCTCGACGAGGACTCCGCCCGACGGGTCACCGACCTGCTCGACACGATCCCGGCGACCATGCTGGTGGTCTCCCACCGTCCGCAGACTCTCGCCGGGATGGACCGAGTCGTCGACATGGGGGGTCGAGATCGGGCCGCAGGGAGCCCCGGAAAGCCCTCAGAACCCCCGCAGAGCCCGCAACCACGCGGGACACGCGGCGCGTGA
- the rpsR gene encoding 30S ribosomal protein S18, with translation MPKRPPSPVRKRRKPLLAPDVTYVDYKDVQLLRTFISDRGKIRSRRVTGLSPQQQRAVTKAIKNAREVALLPYTSTKG, from the coding sequence ATGCCCAAACGTCCGCCGTCTCCGGTCCGGAAGCGCCGCAAGCCGCTGCTGGCACCGGACGTCACCTACGTCGACTACAAGGACGTGCAGCTGCTGCGTACGTTCATCTCCGACCGCGGCAAGATCCGCTCCCGCCGCGTCACCGGACTCAGCCCGCAACAGCAGCGCGCGGTCACCAAGGCGATCAAGAACGCCCGCGAGGTCGCGCTGCTGCCCTACACCAGCACGAAGGGATAG
- the ykgO gene encoding type B 50S ribosomal protein L36, whose product MKVVNSIRSLKSQPGSQVVRRRGRVYVINKRNPRLKARQG is encoded by the coding sequence ATGAAGGTCGTCAACTCCATCCGCTCGCTCAAGAGCCAGCCCGGCTCCCAGGTCGTACGCCGCCGCGGCCGGGTCTACGTCATCAACAAGCGCAACCCACGCCTCAAGGCACGGCAGGGCTGA